One Gardnerella vaginalis genomic window, TAATTATGTATTGCGTAACTATCAGCATAAAAACAACGCTTTCGACGCTCGTAGAGCCTTCTGCTCAAAAGAGAAGAAAACAGTCTTACAAAATCTTATGCGGCTACTGCGGTTCTTTTCCATGGGTGCTGCTTGATAACGAGAACAATATCGGTAAGCACAATACCAAAAACTACGCTCACCCATGCCAAGCTCGGTGTAAGCAGCCAAGCGAGAACACCAAAGATCAGCAGTCTAAGTGGCACAACAATAACTAAGAAAGACCAACTTTTTGTTAGGCATTTCTGTTGATCAGCCTTCAATGCGCCCATCAGAACCATAACCGCAGCCGCCACGCAAGAAAATAGCATATTGCCCAAGAACATGACAAGCAGCGTTCGCCAGCCAGCAATAGTACCAAGCATCCACCATTGCAGCATCAACGCAAGCAAAAATGTGACAACATCGCATACTGCTTCAATCAGCATATTCGCAACAATTAACGAGGAAAATGTTAAAGACACACCTCTAGGAGTGCCTGTTTTACCTGCGCTCTCATGCTGTAATGCAATCATGTTTCTCACCTCGGCGCGCTTTACGCGCTCTTCTTCAAGCATTTGAACGCCAAGCTCAACCGATTTCTTTGAAGCTTCCTGTAATTGCGCATCCGTCATACCTGGCTGCCAAGGCTTTTCAAAAACAAACAGCAACACACTAGTAATCGCTGCGCCAATAATAATGCTTAGCAGCGTAGTATTGGAAACAAGCAATAAAGCAATACCAGAAGTCACCAGCAGCCTGAGCACAAAATCGATGATTCCAATAAGCAAATCGCCAGATCCGTCATCTGGCCTTCGATGCCTATCCCACTGCAGATACGCTGTACTTAGCAGCGAAAACACCACAACACTCAACGCGAGTATGACCACAGTTTCCCAACCTAGTACGCGATGCCCTACGAACTGCTGTACAAGAAGCGCAACAATAAGCGTGCAAATACCAGCAACAGTTTCTGTAATCACATGACCCCAAAAAGCATGCTTGAAAAGCACCGGTCTTACATTCGTCTCACTCATCATCTTTCCTCTATATATTAATCCAATACCTTCTTGTTGTAACATTTCCTCTTGGTAGGCTATTTTTCACTTTATTTTCTAAAATTCCACCATTATTTTCTATAACTCGTATCGAGCCAATATTGTCATCATCACACGTAATCAAAACCTTATGCAGATTCAAAGTCTCTTTACAATATGTAAGTGCCATAGAAAGCATTTTTGTTCCATAGCCCTTCATACATTCAGACTGTCTAATCTCGTACCCTATGTGACCACCATAGTTAATTAAAAAAGAATTTAATTCATGCCTAATATTAATTTCACCAATAAATTTTTCATTATCTATCAGCCAAAATGTAGTAGCTTTAACATAATTTTCAGGCAAATTTATACCATGTTCATAGTTATAAGAACTCTCTACAATTGTCTCAGGGTTTATAAAACGTCTTTCTGCATTCGGCCTAAAAATTTCATCTTCTTCATTCGCTTCTATATAACCTTGGATATATTTACTATCTGGTCTAATTAGTCGCATACGCGCTCCTTATTTTTAATATGCAATTCTAATAAGAATGCAATTCTATTAAAATTAGAATCCATAATAGTCTGTTTAGCTTTAATAGTATTACTATTAAAAAAAAAACCACATATACAAGCTTTATTAAAGAAAAATTTTTTATTTTCCCAATTAGTACAGGCTTTTCACACCCATAAAATTTTTCTCTTCCATAAATCACAGCTTTTATTAGAAAAATAGGGTTATTCCCCAATAATCAAATAATGTAGAGAACTTTTTTATGATTTTTACACCGATTTGTTCCCCAAAACATAAACAACTAAATTAATAATCACTCGACAGCAAAATAGCCTTAATGCTCATTGCAGAATGAAAGTTAATATTGGGAATATTGTAGGAGCGTAAACATCCAAGACAATTAGAAACAGAGAGTTGTTAATTTTTTTGTTCAATAATTTTATCGGTAAATGCCTTTAAAAATTCTCTAGAATTGCTCCAGCCTGCACCATTGTTTAATCCCGAGAAATCGAACCCAGATATTTCATCTAAAGCTTTACTACAAACCCATTCATACATTCCAGCCTCTTTGCTTTTATATATTATTAGGAACAATGGTTTCATTGCTTTTTTACCTAATAATATGACACTAATATATTGTTTAGAATACATTACATCGTTATACCATTGTCCTGTCAGCCAATAGAACTTATCTTTGCGCCCCTTTTCACCAATCTCATCGCATAGATTTTGTAACTGTTTAGCCACATACGTGAGAACCTTTTCATCTATGTTTTTTATTAGCAAAGTTTCATCAACACCATTTTTACTTATCTCTTTCCAGTCAACATCTTCATTATTTTCTGAATTTCCTTCATTTCTTGCAGACTTTTGATTTTCTGTTTTTACTTCTCTATTATTATCGCTAAAACTATTCTGACTCTTACAACCTGAAATAAGTGATATAAGACAAACTACCACAGTCAAAAAAGCATAATGCTTGATATGCTTCATTTACGCCTCCTCTACAACTTAATCTTTACCTAATTGCGGCTACGATTCTCATGTTCAATCTTCACTCTGTTATTCACTATCATCTGCCCAATATTCATTCATCTCGTAGTACAAATCATCTTTGAGTCTAATAAAACTGACGGGATGTAAATTATGGACAAAGAATGCAGATCTGCAGCCTATAAAATAATTGTAACTAAAAATCATCCGATAATCCACAGGATTTTATTTCCATACATAAACAGATGCGTAGGCAAAGTAAATGCACCTTTTAGCAATAGAAGCGAGCTATCGTTAAAAGGTTTAAGATTGGCTTGATAGCCTGATTTCTTGCTCTTTATTCGTGAGAAAGAGCAAGAGGATGTTAAAACATATCAAGCATATGTTGAGCCTAAAGGTAGTCAACTTTTATTTGAAGATGAGTGGAAAGAAAAATTCTTAGGGCAGATTGAGAACAACTACAAGATTAACGATATTTTAGGAAGAGGATACAAGATTATAGGTCTTCCATTCTTTAATCAAGAAAACAGAATGTCTGAAATTCGACAAAGCACTAAACGATTTAGTATCAAAATTATAGTGATGTAATAAACTACAACATTTGTTTAGAAATTACCCAATCACATATCTGCAACACACCATAAGACGTATTACAGATTACGAAAATAATAAGAAATTTTATTAAAAATTATATTGTTATAACATTTCGCAAAAAATTTTCATTTAGAGCACCCCCCCCCCGTAGGAAATTTTACAGTCTAAACTAATTTCAAACTGAAAAATATTATGAAAAATAACAAAAAAATGATAGAATTTTAAATGTACCCGTTTAAATAGAGAGCTTTATTACTGGCATTGGAGAGATTTGTCATAGAATTCGTTCTATTTATTTGTTTAAAAATTCGTTAAAGATTAGGGAAAATTAAGGAGATTGTTATGACTACCACTAATCCTTCAAAACATACATCATCAAAATCTTCTAGAAAGCGTCCTGCACACAAAGTACACACTCTTCCGTTAGCAACAATGGCTGCTTTACTGACAGCAGCAACATGCTTAGGCAGCCAGCCTGCTATGGCTGTTCAAGCGGCCACAATTACTACACCAACACAGGCTGGAGTAGTTAGAAATCTTACGAATAGCACCGGTGTTGTGTATCAAGATCGTGAAGCTGATGTGGTTGTTAATAATCCAGAATGGCTTAAGACTCCTAGTATTCTTGAGTTCCAGCGTTATCGCTCTACTAATGATGAAAATAAAGATAAAACGACATTTAATTCCAACGAGCATGGTAGCGATGAGTACAATACTCTGATTAAAAAAACAGATATGTATGCACATATCGAAACAATAGATGGCGCTAAATATCTCGTATTCGACGTATTCTTCAACAATGATGCTCAATCAATGGTAAATCTCTCAAACAGGCAATGGTATATATGGCAAGTACCGTACCAAATTGCTAAGTTAAATTCCAATGGTTCGTATGCGAGTGACACAATTCGCGACTTACGTTTTGACGCTTACAAACTTAAAGATGCATCACAAAATGACAAAATAAAACGCAAGATGAACTTTACTCTTTCGCGCGATTTTGCCAAGTTTGAAAAAGTAGACAATCAGTCAACAACTATAAACTTCCCAAATGATCATGAAAAAAATTTCGGTGGCAGTAGTAATAAGTCTTCAAGCTTCTCTTATACTTTAGGACCGAATCAGACAAAATATGAAAAAGATATGAGCAATCTATTCCATGAGAATCACAATGATTACGCTATTGGTAAAGCAACTTGGCTAGATTACCCATATAATGGTAAGAATTATGGAATAGGTATTCAAACTTCAGAAGTAAATCTTGCATTCCATATGCATGCCGCAGTAAAGCTTAACGATACAGCAATTAACGAAAAAGCTACAACTTATGATGAAAAGTACGCTAATATACATAATGCTTGGACTTGGGCAGATTCTGCAACATATGGAAGCACAACAAGCTCGTCCTACGCGTGGATTTCTGGACGAGATCCAGAATCTGATGAAAAAAACTTACAGCGCCACAAGGATGACAGCATAGCGCCAAAAATTTATTACAATGGCACTGAAATAACC contains:
- a CDS encoding type III restriction endonuclease subunit M, which gives rise to MLFIREKEQEDVKTYQAYVEPKGSQLLFEDEWKEKFLGQIENNYKINDILGRGYKIIGLPFFNQENRMSEIRQSTKRFSIKIIVM
- a CDS encoding GNAT family N-acetyltransferase — encoded protein: MRLIRPDSKYIQGYIEANEEDEIFRPNAERRFINPETIVESSYNYEHGINLPENYVKATTFWLIDNEKFIGEINIRHELNSFLINYGGHIGYEIRQSECMKGYGTKMLSMALTYCKETLNLHKVLITCDDDNIGSIRVIENNGGILENKVKNSLPRGNVTTRRYWINI